A stretch of DNA from Methanobrevibacter gottschalkii DSM 11977:
GCCCAAACAGAAAAGGCTGCACATACACAGCATTATCAGAAGTTGCAAATGTCTTAAATGAACATGATATTGAAACTGAGATTTTTTGGATTAAAACAAAACCAATAACAGGTTGTACTGCATGTGGAACTTGTGCAACTATTGGAAAATGTACTTATGATGCGGATAGTGTTAATGAATTTGTTGAAAAAGCATATGAAGCTGATGCGTTTGTCTTCGGTTCACCAGTTTATTATGCAAGTGCAAATGGATCAATGGTTTCATTTTTGGACAGAGCATTCTACTCTAATTCTCATGGAAAAGGGGCGGAAGCATTTAAACACAAACCCGGTGCAGTTATATGTTCTGCAAGAAGGGGTGGAACAACTGCAACTTATGATCAACTGATTAAATATTTAGGAATTTCCCAAATGCCTATTATCTCCTCATTCTATTGGAATATGGTTCATGGGAACACTCCTGAAGAAGTACTTCAGGATGAAGAAGGATTGGGGACTATGAGACAATTGGCACATAATATGGCATTTTTCTTGCAGTGTCTTGAAGCAGGTGCTGAAAAAGGTCTAAAAGTAACTGAAGAACCAAAACCTCGAACAAATTTTATAAGATAAAACTATGAACATATTTAAAACTCCTGAAGGTTACATATATTCAAATAAAGCATTGCTTGCTTTATTCATTCCTCTTTTAATAGAATATGCATTGGAATTTTTTGTAGGATTTGCAGATTCTATAATGGTTGCATCATTAGGTGAAGCTGCAATTTCAGGAGTTTCTTTAGTTGATTTTTTAATTCAACTTCTTATTTTTTCTTTTTCAGCTCTTG
This window harbors:
- a CDS encoding flavodoxin family protein, which produces MKVLLVNGSPNRKGCTYTALSEVANVLNEHDIETEIFWIKTKPITGCTACGTCATIGKCTYDADSVNEFVEKAYEADAFVFGSPVYYASANGSMVSFLDRAFYSNSHGKGAEAFKHKPGAVICSARRGGTTATYDQLIKYLGISQMPIISSFYWNMVHGNTPEEVLQDEEGLGTMRQLAHNMAFFLQCLEAGAEKGLKVTEEPKPRTNFIR